One Nyctibius grandis isolate bNycGra1 chromosome 17, bNycGra1.pri, whole genome shotgun sequence genomic window carries:
- the CHD5 gene encoding chromodomain-helicase-DNA-binding protein 5 isoform X4 → MRGPAAGRELLDDAENEEDVSEEDDGVLEGLDEFFVEEQVAVQKKKKSKKLKDGKAAKIKRRKKEGSNNEMSDNEEEIEEKSESEGSDYSPNKKKKKKLKDKKEKKTKRKKKDEEEDDNEDGGLKEPKSSAQLMEEWGLDDVDYIFSEEDYHTLTNYKAFSQFLRPLIAKKNPKIPMSKMMTVLGAKWREFSANNPFKGSSAAAAAAAVAAAVETVTIAPPLAASPQQPALPAVIRKAKTKEGKGPGVRKKIKGSKDGKKKGKGKKMAGFKFRFGGIPSKRKKGSSSEEEEREESDFDSASINSSSVRSECSAGLGKRGKRRRKKKRIEEGDGYETDHQDYCEVCQQGGEIILCDTCPRAYHLVCLDPELERAPEGKWSCPHCEKEGIQWEPKEDEEEEDEGGEEEEEDDHMEFCRVCKDGGELLCCDTCPSSYHLHCLNPPLPEIPNGEWLCPRCTCPPLKGKVQRILHWAWKEPPAAPLPPALPAPAAELALPPPKVPGGLPEREFFVKWAGLSYWHCSWVKELQLELYHTVMYRNYQRKNDMEEPPAFDYGSGDEDSQREKRKNKDPQYAKMEERFYRYGIKPEWMMIHRILNHSFDKKGDVHYLIKWKDLPYDQCTWEMDEIDIPYYENLKHLYWNHRELMLGEDTRPLKKLNKKGKKLKEEKLEKPPETPLVDPTVKFDKQPWYIDATGGTLHPYQLEGLNWLRFSWAQGTDTILADEMGLGKTVQTIVFLYSLYKEGHSKGPYLVSAPLSTIINWEREFEMWAPDFYVVTYTGDKESRSVIRENEFSFEDNAIRSGKKVFRMKEAQIKFHVLLTSYELITIDQAVLGSIEWACLVVDEAHRLKNNQSKFFRVLNSYKIDYKLLLTGTPLQNNLEELFHLLNFLTPERFNNLEGFLEEFADISKEDQIKKLHDLLGPHMLRRLKADVFKNMPAKTELIVRVELSQMQKKYYKFILTRNFEALNSKGGGNQVSLLNIMMDLKKCCNHPYLFPVAAVEAPVLPNGSYDGNSLVKSSGKLMLLQKMLKKLRDGGHRVLIFSQMTKMLDLLEDFLEYEGYKYERIDGGITGGLRQEAIDRFNAPGAQQFCFLLSTRAGGLGINLATADTVIIYDSDWNPHNDIQAFSRAHRIGQNKKVMIYRFVTRASVEERITQVAKRKMMLTHLVVRPGLGSKSGSMTKQELDDILKFGTEELFKDDVEGTVSQGQRIAMPDAVTPFSDTLSTKGGAVTPGMKKKHGGPPPGDNKDVDDSSVIHYDDAAISKLLDRNQDATDDTELQNMNEYLSSFKVAQYVVREEDGVEEVEREIIKQEENVDPDYWEKLLRHHYEQQQEDLARNLGKGKRIRKQVNYNDASQEDQEWQDELSDNQSEYSIGSEDEDEDFEERPEGQSGRRQSRRQLKSDRDKPLPPLLARVGGNIEVLGFNARQRKAFLNAIMRWGMPPQDAFNSHWLVRDLRGKSEKEFRAYVSLFMRHLCEPGADGAETFADGVPREGLSRQHVLTRIGVMSLVRKKVQEFEHVNGKYSTPDLILEGPDSKKPSEIVSSDPNTPVPASPAHTHTGPVALADRIEAQLGFPEERDQVEQKPRRVSDSQVPASAEVESEEQPESCDSTEKPREEKPEESERAESSPEPVGKDEGVEETEKPLEKPELSSSPAKGEDKEVKPAEDAKVEEEQSEAQQNGDREEEEDGKKDDRNVNFRFMFNIADGGFTELHTLWQNEERAAISSGKIYDIWHRRHDYWLLAGIVTHGYARWQDIQNDPRYVILNEPFKSEIHKGNYLEMKNKFLARRFKLLEQALVIEEQLRRAAYLNMTQDPSHPAMALNARLAEVECLAESHQHLSKESLAGNKPANAVLHKVLNQLEELLSDMKADVTRLPSMLSRIPPVAARLQMSERSILSRLATRGGDPAAQQGSFGSSQIYNNNFGPNFRGPGPGGIVNYSQMPLGPYITDI, encoded by the exons ATGCGGGGGCCGGCGGCCGGCCGGGAGCTGCTGGACGACGCGGAGAACGAGGAGGACGTGTCGG AAGAAGACGATGGGGTGCTGGAAGGACTGGATGAGTTTTTTGTAGAAGAGCAAGTCgctgtgcagaaaaaaaagaaatccaagaagCTGAAAGACGGCAAGGCTGCCAAAatcaagaggaggaagaaggag GGGAGCAACAATGAAATGTCAGACAACGAAGAGGAGATCGAGGAGAAATCTGAGAGTGAAGGGAGTGACTATTCCCCcaacaaaaagaagaagaaaaaactgaaggacaagaaggagaaaaaaacaaaacggaagaagaaggatgaagaggaggatgacAACGAGGATGGAGGGCTAAAG GAGCCCAAGAGCTCGGCCCAGCTGATGGAGGAATGGGGCCTCGATGACGTCGATTACATTTTCTCAGAAGAAGATTATCACACTCTGACTAATTACAAGGCTTTCAGCCAGTTTCTCAG gcCTCTGATCGCCAAGAAGAACCCCAAGATCCCCATGTCCAAGATGATGACCGTGCTTGGTGCCAAGTGGCGAGAGTTCAGTGCCAACAACCCGTTCAAGGGCAgctcggcagcagcggcggccgcggccgTTGCCGCGGCTGTGGAGACGGTCACCATTGCCCCGCCGCTCGCcgccagcccccagcagcccgcCTTGCCCGCCGTCATCAGGAAGGCTAAGACCAAGGAGGGCAAGG GTCCGGGCGTGCGGAAGAAAATCAAGGGCTCcaaagatgggaagaaaaagggaaaggggaaaaagatggcAGGCTTCAAATTCCGGTTTGGAGGAATCcccagcaaaaggaaaaagggcTCCTCT agcGAAGAGGAGGAACGGGAGGAATCCGACTTCGACAGTGCCAGcatcaacagctcctccgtgcGCTCCGAGTGCTCGGCTGGCCTcgggaagagagggaagaggaggagaaagaaaaagagga TCGAAGAAGGGGACGGGTACGAGACGGACCACCAGGACTACTGCGAGGTGtgccagcagggaggggagatcATCCTGTGCGACACCTGTCCTCGCGCCTACCACCTCGTCTGCCTGGACCCCGAGCTGGAGCGGGCCCCCGAGGGCAAGTGGAGCTGCCCCCACTGC GAGAAGGAGGGCATCCAGTGGGAGCCgaaggaggatgaggaggaagaagacgaaggcggcgaggaggaggaggaggatgaccACATGGAGTTCTGCCGGGTCTGTAAGGACGGaggggagctgctgtgctgcgATACCTGCCCGTCCTCCTACCACCTCCACTGCCTGAACCCGCCGCTGCCCGAGATCCCAAACGGTGAATGGCTCTGCCCGCGCTGTACA tgccctcccTTGAAGGGCAAAGTCCAACGCATCCTGCACTGGGCCTGGAAGGAGCCGCCggccgccccgctgccgcccgcgctgcccgccccggccgcgGAGCTGGCTCTGCCCCCGCCGAAGGTGCCGGGGGGGCTCCCGGAGCGCGAGTTCTTCGTGAAGTGGGCAGGCCTGTCCTACTGGCACTGCTCCTGGGTCAAGGAGCTGCAG CTGGAGCTCTACCACACCGTCATGTACCGCAACTACCAACGCAAGAACGACATGGAGGAGCCGCCGGCCTTCGACTACGGCTCCGGGGACGAGGACAGCCAGCGGGAGAAGCGGAAGAACAAGGACCCGCAGTACGCCAAGATGGAGGAGCGGTTCTACCGCTACGGCATCAAGCCCGAGTGGATGATGATCCACCGCATCCTCAACCACAG CTTTGATAAAAAGGGAGACGTCCATTACCTGATCAAGTGGAAGGACCTGCCCTACGACCAGTGCACCTGGGAGATGGACGAGATAGACATCCCCTACTACGAAAACCTCAAACACCTCTACTGGAACCACAG GGAGCTGATGCTGGGGGAGGACACGCGTCCTCTGAAGAAGCTgaacaagaaagggaaaaagctgaaagaggAGAAGCTGGAAAAGCCTCCGGAAACACCTCTCGTGGAT CCTACGGTGAAGTTTGACAAGCAGCCGTGGTACATCGACGCCACGGGAGGCACGCTCCATCCTTACCAGCTGGAAGGGCTAAACTGGCTGAGATTTTCTTGGGCCCAAGGGACAGATACAATCCTGGCCGATgagatggggctggggaagACGGTGCAGACTATTGTGTTCTTGTATTCCCTGTACAAGGAG GGCCACTCGAAAGGGCCGTACCTGGTCAGCGCCCCTCTCTCCACCATCATCAACTGGGAGCGCGAGTTTGAGATGTGGGCGCCCGACTTCTACGTTGTGACCTACACGGGGGACAAAGAAAGCCGGTCGGTCATCCGggaaaatgagttttcttttgaagacaACGCCATCCGGAGTGGGAAGAAGGTCTTCCGGATGAAG GAAGCGCAGATCAAGTTCCATGTCCTGCTCACCTCCTACGAGCTGATCACTATCGACCAGGCGGTGCTGGGCTCCATTGAGTGGGCCTGTCTGGTGGTGGATGAAGCGCACAGGCTGAAGAACAACCAGTCCAAA TTCTTCAGAGTATTAAATAGCTACAAGATCGATTACAAGCTGCTGCTCACCGGGACTCCGCTCCAGAATAACTTGGAAGAGCTCTTCCACCTCCTCAATTTCCTGACTCCGGAGAGGTTTAA TAACCTGGAGGGGTTCCTGGAGGAGTTTGCAGACATCTCCAAGGAGGACCAGATCAAAAAGCTCCACGACCTGCTGGGTCCCCACATGCTGCGGCGGCTCAAGGCAGACGTGTTCAAGAACATGCCGGCCAAGACGGAGCTGATTGTGAGAGTGGAGCTGAGCCAGATGCAGAA GAAGTACTACAAGTTCATCCTGACGAGGAACTTCGAAGCCCTGAACTCGAAAGGCGGTGGGAACCAGGTCTCGCTGCTCAACATCATGATGGACCTGAAGAAGTGCTGCAATCACCCGTACCTCTTCCCCGTGGCCGCGGTG GAGGCCCCGGTCCTGCCCAATGGATCCTACGATGGGAATTCTTTGGTCAAATCTTCCGGGAAACTGATGCTGCTCCAAAAGATGCTGAAGAAGCTGCGGGACGGGGGTCACAGAGTTCTGATCTTCTCCCAG ATGACGAAGATGCTGGACTTGCTGGAGGATTTCCTGGAGTACGAAGGCTACAAGTACGAGCGGATAGACGGGGGCATCACCGGGGGCCTGCGCCAGGAGGCCATCGACAGGTTTAACG CTCCTGGTGCTCAGcagttctgctttctcctctctaCCCGCGCCGGCGGTCTGGGCATAAACCTTGCTACGGCCGACACAGTCATTATTTATGACTCTGACTGGAACCCCCACAATGACATCCAG GCGTTCAGCAGAGCTCACCGCATCGGGCAGAACAAGAAGGTGATGATCTACCGCTTCGTGACCAGAGCCTCCGTGGAGGAGCGCATCACGCAGGTGGCCAAGAGGAAGATGATGCTCACCCACCTGGTCGTCCGCCCGGGGCTTGGCTCCAAGTCGGGCTCCATGACCAAGCAAGAGCTGGACGACATCCTCAAGTTTGGGACAGAAGAGCTCTTCAAGGATGATGTGGAAG GCACGGTGTCTCAGGGGCAGCGGATCGCCATGCCCGATGCTGTCACCCCTTTCTCTGACACGCTGTCAACCAAAGGGGGTGCAGTGACTCCCGGCATGAAAAAAAAGCACGGGGGCCCCCCACCAG GTGACAATAAGGACGTGGATGACAGCAGCGTGATCCACTACGACGACGCTGCCATCTCTAAGCTTCTGGACCGAAACCAGGACGCGACCGATGACACGGAGCTGCAGAACATGAACGAGTATCTCAGCTCCTTTAAAGTGGCCCAGTATGTTGTGAGAGAAGAGGACGGTGTG gaggaggtggaacGCGAGATCATCAAGCAAGAGGAGAACGTGGACCCCGACTACTGGGAGAAGCTGCTGCGGCACCACtatgagcagcagcaggaagatcTGGCCAGGAActtggggaaagggaagagaatcCGCAAGCAGGTCAACTACAACGACGCCTCGCAGGAGGACCAAG AGTGGCAGGACGAGCTCTCCGACAATCAGTCCGAGTACTCCATTGGCTCCgaggatgaggatgaagacTTTGAAGAGAGGCCGGAAGGTCAGA GTGGCAGAAGGCAATCCCGGAGACAGCTGAAGAGTGACCGGGACAagcctctccctcctctgctggcGAGAGTTGGGGGGAATATCGAG GTTCTGGGTTTCAACGCCCGGCAGCGCAAGGCCTTCCTGAACGCCATCATGCGCTGGGGCATGCCGCCCCAGGACGCCTTCAACTCCCACTGGCTGGTCAGGGACCTGCGAGGGAAGAGCGAGAAGGAGTTCAG GGCGTACGTCTCTCTCTTCATGAGACACTTGTGTGAGCCCGGGGCAGACGGTGCCGAGACGTTTGCGGACGGCGTCCCCCGGGAGGGGCTGTCGCGCCAGCACGTGCTGACTCGGATAGGAGTCATGTCACTAGTAAGGAAGAAG GTCCAGGAGTTTGAGCACGTCAACGGGAAGTACAGCACTCCAGATCTGATCCTCGAGGGCCCGGACAGCAAGAAGCCCAGCGAGATTGTGTCTTCAGATCCCAACACCCCGGTCCCGGCCAGCCCGGCACATACGCATACGGGGCCCGTGGCCCTCGCAG ACAGGATAGAAGCACAGCTCGGGTTCCCGGAGGAGAGGGACCAAGTGGAGCAGAAGCCCAGGAGGGTGTCTGACAGCCAG GTGCCCGCGAGTGCCGAGGTGGAAAGCGAAGAGCAGCCAGAAAGCTGCGACAGCACGGAGAAACCGAGGGAGGAGAAGCCAGAGGAGAGCGAAAGGGCTGAGTCTTCTCCCGAGCCCGTGGGGAAAG ATGAGGGGGTTGAAGAGACAGAGAAGCCTTTGGAGAAGCCCGAGTTGAGCAGCAGCCCAGCGAAAGGGGAGGACAAGGAAGTCAAACCAG CAGAGGATGCCAaggtggaggaggagcagagcgAGGCGCAGCAAAACGGCGAccgagaggaggaggaggatggaaagAAGGATGACAGGAACGTCAACTTCCGCTTCATGTTCAACATTGCGGATGGTGGATTTACAG AGCTGCACACGCTGTGGCAGAACGAGGAGAGGGCTGCCATCTCCTCCGGCAAGATCTACGACATCTGGCACCGCCGGCACGACTACTGGCTCTTGGCAGGGATCGTCAC CCACGGCTACGCCCGCTGGCAGGACATCCAGAACGACCCGCGCTACGTGATCCTGAACGAGCCCTTCAAGTCGGAGATACACAAGGGGAACTACCTCGAGATGAAGAACAAGTTCCTTGCCCGGCGGTTCAAG TTGCTGGAGCAGGCGCTGGTGATCGAGGAGCAGCTGCGGAGGGCTGCGTACCTGAACATGACCCAAGACCCCAGTCACCCGGCCATGGCGCTGAACGCCCGTCTGGCTGAAGTGGAGTGCCTTGCCGAGAgccaccagcacctctccaAAGAGTCCCTGGCTGGGAACAAGCCCGCCAACGCTGTCCTCCACAAGG TGCTGAACCAGCTCGAGGAGCTGCTGAGCGACATGAAGGCCGACGTGACGCGCCTGCCCTCCATGCTGTCCCGCATCCCGCCCGTGGCCGCCCGCCTGCAGATGTCGGAGCGCAGCATCCTGAGCCGCCTGGCCACCCGCGGGGGGGACCCTGCCGCCCAGCAG ggCTCCTTCGGCTCCTCCCAGATCTACAACAACAACTTTGGGCCGAATTTCCGAGGTCCTGGGCCGGGCGGGATCGTCAACTACAGTCAGATGCCGCTGGGACCGTACATTACCG ATATTTAG